One part of the Leclercia sp. LSNIH1 genome encodes these proteins:
- a CDS encoding LysE family translocator, whose protein sequence is MSVTDSLLAFSFAALLLTLTPGLDTALILRTACAEGGKKAFQAALGIDVGCFIWGALVAFGLGALLAVSVLAYTLLKFCGAAYLCWLGVQLLRRPRSTFSHGENNIAASGNWFIKGMLGNVLNPKMGIFYLSFLPQFIPAGHSPVIWTFILVTIHVAIGTLWSVTLILTTHFASAILRKSGVVKAMDRATGCLFLAFAAKLALSSR, encoded by the coding sequence ATGTCTGTCACCGATTCACTTCTCGCTTTCTCTTTCGCTGCGCTTTTACTTACCCTGACGCCTGGCCTGGATACGGCACTCATTCTGCGCACCGCCTGCGCGGAAGGCGGTAAAAAAGCCTTTCAGGCTGCGCTGGGTATTGATGTGGGTTGTTTCATCTGGGGTGCGCTTGTCGCATTCGGTCTGGGTGCGCTGCTGGCAGTGTCTGTGCTGGCTTATACCTTACTCAAATTCTGTGGCGCCGCGTACCTGTGCTGGCTGGGCGTACAGTTGCTGAGGCGTCCTCGCTCAACGTTCAGTCATGGCGAGAACAATATCGCTGCCAGTGGGAACTGGTTTATCAAAGGCATGCTGGGAAATGTGCTTAACCCCAAAATGGGCATTTTCTATCTCTCTTTCTTACCGCAATTTATTCCAGCCGGGCATTCTCCTGTAATATGGACCTTTATTCTTGTCACTATTCACGTGGCAATCGGTACGCTCTGGTCGGTCACGCTGATTTTAACCACCCACTTTGCCTCGGCCATCCTGAGAAAAAGCGGCGTCGTTAAAGCGATGGACAGAGCGACAGGATGTCTGTTTTTAGCCTTCGCCGCTAAACTTGCGCTCAGCTCGCGATAG
- a CDS encoding VF530 family DNA-binding protein: protein MTAHPSRDPLHGVTLEMMVNALVARYGWAQLGKLIKINCFNSDPSVKSSLKFLRRTPWARAEVEALYLDSLEDTAPAKADDDTSSPWERARANR, encoded by the coding sequence ATGACCGCTCACCCTTCCAGAGATCCGCTGCACGGCGTCACCCTTGAGATGATGGTTAACGCCCTCGTGGCGCGCTATGGCTGGGCGCAGCTGGGCAAGCTGATTAAAATCAACTGTTTTAACAGCGACCCCAGCGTCAAATCCAGCCTCAAATTTTTGCGCCGCACGCCCTGGGCTCGCGCCGAAGTCGAAGCGCTCTATCTGGATTCGCTGGAAGATACCGCGCCGGCCAAAGCCGACGACGATACCTCCAGCCCCTGGGAGAGAGCCCGGGCTAACCGTTAA
- a CDS encoding glycoside hydrolase family 10 protein produces MELIIACSRRSQLATHLKRSGALIAALLLVSCSSTPPKSLVTPLPPVAKQPLPDKTARHEPVRGVWLATVSRLDWPPQASVNGRSAESRNAMQQKALTDKLDNLKNLGINTVFFQVKPDGTALWPSKILPWSDMLTGKIGEDPGYDPLQFMLDEAHKRGMKVHAWFNPYRVSTNIRPGTVAELNQTLKLNPPSVFVLHREWIRTAGDRFVLDPGIPEVRDWITSIVAEVVSRYPVDGVQFDDYFYAESAGSKLNDSQTYRQYGQGFDSKADWRRNNTQQLITQVSRTIKQLNPNVEFGVSPAGVWRNRSHDPAGSDTRGAAAYDESFADTRRWVQQGLLDYIAPQLYWPFARDAARYDVLAKWWAGVVKPTHTRLYIGVALYKVGEPSSKEPDWTVKGGVPELKKQLDLNESEPNIDGTILFREDNLNQPQAQDAVRYLRTRWGS; encoded by the coding sequence CTGGAGCTTATCATCGCCTGTTCACGTCGTTCTCAGCTTGCCACTCACCTTAAGCGCTCCGGCGCGCTCATCGCCGCGCTTTTACTGGTCAGTTGCAGCTCAACTCCCCCCAAATCTCTGGTGACGCCGCTACCGCCGGTGGCGAAACAGCCCCTGCCCGATAAAACCGCACGCCACGAGCCGGTGCGCGGCGTCTGGCTGGCTACCGTCTCCCGTCTCGACTGGCCGCCCCAGGCGTCAGTGAATGGCCGCAGCGCAGAGTCGCGGAATGCCATGCAGCAGAAGGCCCTGACCGATAAGCTGGATAACCTGAAAAACCTCGGGATCAACACCGTTTTTTTCCAGGTGAAACCGGACGGCACAGCCCTGTGGCCCTCTAAAATATTGCCGTGGTCAGATATGCTGACCGGCAAAATAGGTGAAGATCCCGGGTACGATCCCCTGCAGTTTATGCTGGATGAAGCCCACAAGCGTGGGATGAAAGTGCATGCCTGGTTTAACCCTTACCGCGTCTCGACCAATATCCGCCCGGGTACGGTCGCCGAGTTGAACCAAACCCTGAAGCTGAATCCACCCAGCGTCTTTGTCCTGCATCGGGAGTGGATCCGCACCGCGGGCGATCGCTTTGTCCTCGACCCCGGCATCCCGGAAGTCCGGGACTGGATCACCAGCATTGTGGCGGAAGTGGTGTCGCGCTATCCGGTCGACGGCGTGCAGTTTGATGACTACTTCTATGCCGAGTCCGCAGGCTCGAAGCTGAACGACAGCCAGACCTATCGCCAGTATGGTCAGGGTTTTGACTCAAAAGCCGACTGGCGGCGCAACAATACCCAGCAGCTGATTACCCAGGTGTCGCGGACCATTAAACAGCTAAACCCGAACGTGGAGTTTGGCGTCAGCCCGGCAGGCGTATGGCGTAACCGCTCCCACGATCCGGCCGGGTCCGACACCCGGGGTGCGGCAGCCTATGACGAGTCTTTCGCCGACACCCGCCGCTGGGTGCAGCAGGGTCTGCTGGACTACATCGCTCCCCAGCTCTACTGGCCTTTTGCCCGGGATGCGGCGCGTTATGACGTGCTGGCAAAGTGGTGGGCCGGCGTGGTGAAACCGACCCATACGCGGCTCTATATTGGGGTGGCGCTCTATAAAGTGGGCGAACCCTCGAGCAAAGAGCCCGACTGGACGGTGAAAGGCGGCGTGCCGGAGCTGAAAAAACAGCTCGATTTGAATGAATCCGAGCCAAATATCGACGGCACGATTTTGTTCCGCGAGGACAATCTGAATCAGCCCCAGGCGCAGGATGCGGTGCGGTATTTGCGGACGCGTTGGGGATCGTGA
- a CDS encoding ASCH domain-containing protein, with translation MTAVDELTVKYPGAAVWQMGDSPALASELADLIRKGIKTATCGSLASYQQEGASSTIGGYIIILDGQARPACVVRLVSARLVRFCDVTAEFACKEGEGDLSLEYWRKEHQRFFTQEGSFSEDMALIAEEFEVVERL, from the coding sequence ATGACCGCAGTTGATGAATTAACGGTGAAGTATCCAGGTGCGGCTGTCTGGCAGATGGGTGACAGCCCGGCACTGGCCAGCGAGCTTGCAGACCTGATCAGAAAGGGGATAAAAACAGCCACCTGTGGCTCCCTGGCCTCTTATCAGCAAGAAGGCGCGAGCTCCACCATTGGTGGTTACATCATTATCCTGGATGGGCAAGCGCGACCAGCCTGCGTTGTCAGGCTGGTTTCAGCGCGTCTGGTGCGTTTTTGTGATGTCACCGCTGAGTTTGCCTGTAAAGAGGGCGAAGGCGATTTAAGTCTCGAGTACTGGCGCAAAGAGCATCAGCGCTTCTTTACGCAGGAAGGTTCTTTTTCGGAGGATATGGCGCTGATTGCTGAAGAGTTTGAGGTTGTTGAACGCCTGTAA